The following proteins are co-located in the Vibrio azureus genome:
- a CDS encoding PglL family O-oligosaccharyltransferase, whose product MAILHVNGTKLSQHKVQVPLNRKFLLALAMLFLVAMHFFMLNPGGAGLALPFNATTWIAFSGVLGIGIYQLAANHSVRYSKLTLGLFISCVIMTLPILFPNANAAIAANRLITLWAGLLFFIVLQQFKFNNKYRQRLLWFIVLAVIIEAVWGLVQYLYLQPDNLFGYDTVVNRPYGIFQQPNVMASFLATGLIIASYLLARQPQRHKYSRKLTATAILYAVPVLTLPLIVALASRTGWLASTIAVIMIIPYMQRFSNRSRFIRWIVSIAMGLALSLVVMKLAFPDGGSLASEKVHMESPRAYTFPQTLDMVIEKPFTGYGYGQFESEYMLYTARQHALNETYPAGLPSMDHPHNELLYWAAEGGILPILGILLAASCVIYRIYQAKRGTRLALLALFIPIIIHSQLEYPFYHSLVHWLIFIILLYWVDQRSSQYRQAPFSRITKSLLRVCSLVLPLTLTFYMLSALHTNYVLTKFETTQPTDPDILNQVTNPVVWKDRFDWDVYSSLLNVGLQEQEPRFIQPYIDWSLNMIKDKPRPMLYNNLILAYQGLGESSKAEQIRTEASFLFPQMNFSDIQYQPPSQRASDFFQEVIKAE is encoded by the coding sequence ATGGCTATTTTACATGTAAACGGAACCAAGCTTTCTCAACATAAGGTACAAGTTCCTCTTAATCGAAAATTCCTTTTAGCGCTAGCAATGCTGTTCTTAGTGGCAATGCACTTTTTTATGCTCAACCCTGGCGGAGCTGGCCTCGCCCTACCATTTAATGCCACAACATGGATTGCGTTCAGTGGGGTACTGGGTATCGGCATCTATCAGCTCGCTGCCAATCACTCTGTGCGTTATTCTAAGCTGACACTGGGCTTATTCATAAGCTGCGTCATCATGACACTGCCTATCTTGTTTCCAAACGCAAACGCAGCTATTGCCGCAAATAGATTAATAACGTTATGGGCTGGCCTACTGTTCTTTATTGTTTTACAACAATTTAAATTTAATAATAAATACCGTCAGCGCTTACTTTGGTTTATTGTGCTAGCCGTTATCATTGAGGCAGTTTGGGGGCTGGTCCAGTACCTTTATCTACAACCTGATAACCTATTTGGCTATGACACGGTTGTAAATCGACCTTATGGTATTTTCCAGCAACCTAATGTCATGGCAAGTTTTCTCGCCACAGGATTGATCATTGCCAGCTACCTATTAGCCCGCCAACCCCAGCGACATAAGTATTCACGTAAGCTTACTGCAACTGCCATTTTGTATGCCGTCCCTGTTTTAACCTTACCTTTGATTGTCGCGCTTGCATCTCGAACTGGTTGGCTCGCTTCAACGATCGCCGTCATTATGATCATCCCTTACATGCAGCGCTTTTCGAACCGCTCTCGCTTTATTCGCTGGATAGTTTCTATTGCCATGGGGTTAGCCCTTTCTTTAGTGGTAATGAAGCTAGCTTTCCCAGATGGTGGAAGTTTAGCGTCTGAAAAAGTGCATATGGAATCACCTCGAGCCTATACCTTTCCACAAACGCTCGATATGGTGATCGAAAAGCCATTTACTGGTTATGGTTACGGTCAGTTTGAATCAGAGTACATGTTATATACTGCTCGTCAGCATGCTCTCAATGAGACCTATCCCGCAGGCTTGCCATCTATGGATCACCCGCATAATGAGCTGCTTTATTGGGCTGCGGAAGGCGGAATTTTACCTATCTTGGGGATCTTATTGGCTGCATCTTGTGTCATTTATCGCATCTATCAAGCGAAGCGAGGAACACGTTTGGCACTGCTCGCTCTATTTATCCCGATAATAATCCATTCTCAACTCGAGTACCCGTTCTACCATTCACTCGTACATTGGTTGATTTTTATTATTCTGCTTTACTGGGTTGATCAACGTTCTTCTCAGTATCGTCAAGCACCTTTTAGCCGTATTACCAAGAGCTTACTTCGAGTATGTAGCCTCGTTCTACCACTCACTTTAACGTTCTATATGCTCAGTGCTTTGCATACGAATTATGTGTTGACCAAGTTTGAAACCACTCAACCTACCGATCCGGATATCTTAAATCAGGTGACAAATCCCGTGGTATGGAAGGATCGTTTTGACTGGGACGTTTACAGCAGTTTGCTCAATGTGGGATTACAAGAACAAGAGCCTCGCTTTATTCAACCTTACATTGATTGGTCACTCAACATGATCAAAGATAAACCTCGTCCAATGCTATATAACAACCTCATTTTGGCTTATCAAGGTTTGGGAGAATCGAGTAAAGCTGAGCAAATTCGGACGGAAGCAAGCTTCTTATTTCCTCAAATGAATTTCAGTGATATCCAATACCAACCACCATCTCAGCGAGCCTCCGATTTCTTTCAAGAAGTGATTAAGGCAGAATAG
- a CDS encoding pyridoxal-phosphate-dependent aminotransferase family protein, with the protein MTIYSFIPPHRTLMGPGPSDISPPVLQALGRQTIGHLDPLFISMMNEVKQLLKYAFQTENEFTIAVSAPGSAGMEACFVNLIEPGDKVIVCRNGVFGDRMRENVMRAGGEAILVDDPWGAPVCLEKVEQALQKNPDAKLLAFVHAETSTGALSDAQALGQLAKKYNVLSIVDAVTSLAGVPLKVDEWQLDAVYSGSQKCLSCVPGLSPLTFSPAAIDKIKARKTPVQSWFLDQSLVLGYWAGEGKRSYHHTAPVNSLYALHEALLLLKQEGLESSWQRHRQMHEKLKAGLLKLGFDFVVDEAYRLPQLNAVYVPEGIDEAKVREHLLNVYNLEIGAGLGILAGKAWRIGLMGYGARAENIALCLKALEESLYPSDLKIK; encoded by the coding sequence ATGACAATTTACAGTTTTATCCCCCCTCACCGGACATTGATGGGACCTGGGCCATCAGATATTTCCCCTCCGGTTCTACAAGCATTAGGTCGTCAGACGATCGGACATCTCGACCCTTTATTTATTTCTATGATGAATGAAGTCAAACAGTTACTTAAATATGCTTTCCAAACAGAAAACGAATTTACCATTGCGGTTTCTGCACCTGGCAGTGCGGGTATGGAAGCGTGCTTTGTTAATCTTATCGAACCTGGCGACAAGGTAATTGTGTGTCGAAATGGCGTGTTCGGCGACCGCATGCGAGAAAATGTAATGCGAGCGGGTGGGGAGGCCATCTTAGTTGATGACCCTTGGGGAGCACCTGTTTGTCTAGAAAAAGTGGAGCAAGCACTGCAGAAAAATCCGGATGCCAAATTGCTCGCGTTTGTTCACGCAGAAACTTCAACCGGTGCGCTGAGTGATGCTCAGGCACTTGGCCAACTTGCAAAAAAATACAATGTATTGTCGATTGTTGATGCAGTAACGTCTTTAGCAGGGGTGCCTTTAAAAGTAGATGAATGGCAGCTAGATGCGGTTTACTCCGGTAGCCAAAAGTGCTTATCTTGCGTACCAGGGCTATCTCCTTTGACATTTTCACCAGCTGCGATTGATAAGATAAAGGCTCGAAAAACCCCTGTGCAGAGTTGGTTCTTAGACCAAAGTTTGGTGCTCGGTTATTGGGCTGGGGAAGGAAAGCGTAGCTATCATCATACAGCACCAGTGAACAGTCTTTATGCGCTACATGAAGCATTATTACTTCTAAAGCAAGAGGGGTTGGAATCTTCTTGGCAACGTCATCGGCAGATGCATGAAAAGCTAAAAGCAGGCTTATTGAAATTGGGCTTTGATTTTGTGGTCGATGAAGCCTATCGCTTGCCTCAGCTCAACGCGGTTTATGTGCCTGAAGGTATTGATGAAGCTAAAGTACGTGAGCACCTTCTTAATGTTTACAACTTAGAGATAGGCGCTGGTCTTGGAATATTGGCGGGTAAGGCTTGGCGTATCGGGTTAATGGGCTATGGTGCTCGTGCTGAAAACATAGCACTGTGTCTAAAAGCTTTAGAGGAATCATTATACCCAAGTGACCTCAAGATTAAGTAA
- the lysC gene encoding lysine-sensitive aspartokinase 3, whose translation MSAFNVAKFGGTSVANFEAMSRCSTIIENNPNTRLVISSACSGVTNLLVELANGVQDQEHRAGVLQKLAGIHESILSQLEDSTEAAAEVYSILDTVTSLAEAASIQASTKLTDHLVACGELMSTHILAQLMRERGVNTIRFDIRDVLKTDGNFGRAEPSVEIISQLAQEKLVPLCQEYVVITQGFIGSDEEGNTTTLGRGGSDYSAALIAEGVKAAGLEIWTDVPGIYTTDPRIASKAAPIPEISFSEASEMANFGAKILHPSTLVPALRHDIPVFVGSSKEPEKGGTWIRHQVESSPLFRALALRCNQTMVTLRSANMFHAYGFLAKVFEILAKHKISVDLITTSEISVSLTLDQTDTSGGAPQLPQAARKELEALCKVEVEHDLCLVALIGNNMSESKGYAKQVFGTLEDFNLRMICYGASPHNLCFLVHESVSRQAIQKLHTELFE comes from the coding sequence GTGAGCGCATTTAACGTAGCAAAATTCGGTGGAACCAGTGTAGCCAACTTTGAGGCAATGAGCCGTTGCTCCACTATCATAGAAAACAACCCAAATACTCGCCTTGTCATCAGCAGCGCTTGCTCCGGTGTCACGAACCTATTAGTTGAACTAGCAAATGGTGTTCAAGACCAAGAGCATCGAGCGGGAGTTCTACAGAAACTCGCAGGTATTCACGAATCGATTCTGTCACAACTTGAAGACTCGACCGAAGCCGCAGCAGAAGTGTATTCAATTCTTGATACTGTCACGAGTTTAGCAGAAGCGGCTTCAATCCAAGCAAGCACCAAACTGACCGATCATTTGGTCGCTTGTGGAGAATTAATGTCGACTCACATTCTTGCGCAGTTAATGCGCGAACGTGGCGTAAATACGATTCGTTTTGATATTCGCGACGTACTTAAAACCGATGGCAACTTTGGGCGTGCTGAACCTAGTGTCGAGATCATTTCACAACTAGCACAAGAAAAATTGGTGCCCCTTTGTCAAGAATACGTCGTTATCACCCAAGGCTTTATTGGTTCAGATGAAGAAGGCAACACGACGACTCTTGGTCGTGGCGGCAGTGACTATAGTGCAGCACTCATTGCAGAAGGTGTAAAAGCAGCAGGTCTAGAGATTTGGACCGACGTTCCGGGCATTTACACCACAGATCCACGTATCGCCTCAAAAGCAGCGCCAATCCCAGAGATCAGCTTTAGCGAAGCCTCAGAGATGGCAAACTTCGGTGCAAAAATCCTGCACCCTTCAACACTGGTTCCTGCTCTTCGTCACGACATCCCAGTATTTGTCGGTTCGTCTAAAGAGCCGGAAAAAGGCGGCACATGGATCCGCCACCAAGTAGAAAGCTCACCTTTATTCCGAGCACTTGCTCTGCGTTGCAACCAAACCATGGTGACATTACGCAGTGCTAACATGTTCCACGCGTACGGCTTCTTAGCCAAAGTATTTGAGATCCTAGCGAAGCACAAAATCTCTGTTGATCTGATCACCACATCTGAAATCAGTGTATCACTCACGCTTGATCAAACAGACACGTCTGGTGGTGCACCTCAATTACCACAAGCGGCGCGTAAAGAGCTTGAAGCGTTGTGTAAAGTAGAAGTGGAACACGATCTATGCCTCGTTGCTCTGATTGGCAACAACATGAGTGAAAGCAAAGGCTATGCAAAGCAAGTATTTGGTACATTAGAAGACTTTAATCTACGTATGATCTGTTACGGAGCAAGTCCACATAACCTGTGCTTTCTGGTTCACGAGTCCGTATCTCGCCAAGCTATCCAAAAACTGCACACTGAATTATTTGAGTAA
- the metH gene encoding methionine synthase: MGMKIRQQIEAQLKQRILLIDGGMGTMIQDYKLEEQDYRGERFANWHCDLKGNNDLLVLTQPQLIKEIHSAYLEAGADILETNTFNATTIAMADYEMESLSEEINFAAAKLAREAADEWTAKTPGRPRYVAGVLGPTNRTCSISPDVNDPGYRNVSFDELVEAYSESTRALIKGGSDLILIETIFDTLNAKACAFAVDSVFEELGIELPVMISGTITDASGRTLSGQTTEAFYNSLRHVNPISFGLNCALGPDELRPYVEELSRISESFVSTHPNAGLPNAFGEYDLSPQDMAEHVKEWAESGFLNLIGGCCGTTPEHIRHMAMAVEGVKPRDLPELTVACRLSGLEPLTIEKETLFINVGERTNVTGSARFKRLIKEELYDEALEVARQQVENGAQIIDINMDEGMLDAEACMVRFLNLCASEPEISKVPIMVDSSKWEVIEAGLKCIQGKGIVNSISLKEGKEKFVEQARLIRRYGAAVIVMAFDEVGQAETRKRKLEICTNAYRILVDEVGFPPEDIIFDPNIFAVATGIEEHNNYAVDFIEAVADIKRDLPHAMISGGVSNVSFSFRGNNYVREAIHAVFLYHCFKNGMDMGIVNAGQLEIYDNVPDKLREAVEDVVLNRRDDSTERLLDIAAEYAGKGVGKEEDASALEWRTWAVEKRLEHALVKGITEFIVEDTEEARLNASKPLEVIEGPLMDGMNVVGDLFGEGKMFLPQVVKSARVMKQAVAHLEPFINKEKQAGSSNGKILLVTVKGDVHDIGKNIVGVVLQCNNYEIIDLGVMVPCEKILKVAKEENVDIIGLSGLITPSLDEMVHVAKEMERLDFDLPLLIGGATTSKAHTAVKIEQNYKNPVVYVNNASRAVGVCTSLLSDELRPSFVEKLDADYERVRDQHKRKKPRTKPVTLEAARANKVAIDWDAYTPPAPVKPGIHIFDDFEVSTLRKYIDWTPFFMTWSLVGKYPTIFEHEEVGEEAQRLYKDANDLLDRVEREGLLKARGMCGLFPAASVGDDIEVYTDESRTEVAKVLLNLRQQTEKPKGFNYCLSDYVAPKESGKHDWIGAFAVTGGIGERELADEYKAQGDDYNAIMIQAVADRLAEAFAEYLHERVRKEIWGYATDEDLSNEDLIREKYQGIRPAPGYPACPEHTEKGPLWELMNVEENIGMSLTSSYAMYPGASVSGWYFSHPESRYFAIAQIQEDQLQSYADRKGWNRIEAEKWLGPNING; encoded by the coding sequence GTGGGAATGAAGATAAGACAACAAATTGAAGCTCAATTAAAACAGCGTATTTTGCTGATCGATGGTGGCATGGGTACCATGATTCAGGACTACAAACTGGAAGAGCAAGACTATCGAGGAGAGCGCTTTGCGAATTGGCATTGTGATCTAAAAGGCAACAACGATTTGCTGGTGCTCACTCAGCCTCAATTGATTAAGGAAATTCACAGCGCTTACTTAGAAGCAGGCGCTGATATTCTTGAAACCAACACCTTTAACGCGACGACGATTGCGATGGCTGACTATGAGATGGAAAGCCTGAGTGAGGAAATCAACTTTGCCGCTGCAAAGCTTGCTCGTGAAGCCGCTGATGAGTGGACGGCAAAAACGCCAGGGCGTCCACGTTATGTTGCGGGTGTGCTTGGTCCAACAAACCGTACTTGTTCTATTTCCCCAGATGTAAACGATCCGGGTTATCGTAATGTGTCTTTCGATGAACTTGTTGAAGCGTATTCTGAGTCCACTCGAGCGCTTATTAAAGGTGGCTCTGATCTTATTCTGATCGAGACCATCTTCGATACGCTTAACGCGAAAGCTTGTGCCTTTGCGGTTGATAGCGTCTTCGAAGAATTAGGCATAGAGTTGCCCGTAATGATCTCCGGTACCATTACCGATGCTTCTGGGCGTACCCTATCAGGTCAAACAACGGAAGCCTTCTATAACTCTCTTCGTCATGTTAATCCAATTTCATTTGGTTTGAACTGTGCGCTTGGTCCTGATGAACTACGCCCGTACGTTGAAGAGCTTTCTCGTATTTCTGAATCGTTTGTTTCTACCCATCCAAATGCGGGTTTACCGAATGCGTTTGGTGAGTATGACCTTTCGCCACAAGATATGGCGGAACACGTTAAAGAGTGGGCGGAGAGCGGTTTCCTCAACCTAATTGGTGGTTGTTGTGGTACCACGCCAGAGCATATTCGCCATATGGCAATGGCAGTTGAAGGCGTGAAACCTCGAGATTTGCCTGAGCTTACGGTTGCGTGTCGTTTATCCGGTCTTGAGCCTCTTACGATTGAAAAAGAGACGCTGTTCATCAATGTGGGTGAACGTACTAACGTTACCGGCTCTGCTCGATTTAAACGCCTGATCAAAGAAGAGCTCTATGACGAAGCTTTAGAAGTTGCTCGCCAGCAAGTTGAGAACGGTGCTCAGATCATCGATATCAACATGGATGAAGGCATGTTGGATGCAGAAGCGTGTATGGTTCGCTTTCTAAATCTATGCGCCTCTGAGCCTGAGATCTCCAAAGTGCCTATCATGGTCGACTCTTCTAAGTGGGAGGTCATCGAGGCGGGCCTGAAGTGTATTCAGGGTAAGGGCATTGTGAATTCCATCTCTTTGAAAGAGGGTAAAGAGAAGTTTGTAGAACAAGCCAGACTTATTCGTCGTTATGGCGCAGCTGTGATTGTCATGGCATTTGATGAAGTTGGTCAGGCAGAAACACGTAAGCGTAAGTTAGAAATCTGTACTAACGCTTATCGTATTTTGGTTGATGAAGTCGGTTTCCCACCAGAAGATATCATCTTTGACCCGAACATCTTTGCTGTTGCGACGGGTATCGAAGAGCATAATAACTATGCCGTAGATTTCATCGAAGCGGTTGCCGACATTAAGCGCGACTTACCTCACGCGATGATCTCTGGTGGTGTGTCTAACGTTTCCTTCTCATTCCGCGGTAATAACTACGTTCGTGAAGCGATTCACGCTGTGTTCTTATACCACTGTTTTAAAAATGGTATGGATATGGGTATCGTGAACGCGGGTCAGTTGGAAATTTATGATAACGTTCCTGATAAACTGCGTGAGGCGGTAGAAGATGTGGTTCTTAACCGTCGTGATGATTCGACTGAGCGGCTACTTGATATTGCAGCAGAATACGCAGGTAAAGGCGTTGGTAAAGAAGAAGATGCTTCTGCACTAGAGTGGCGAACTTGGGCGGTAGAAAAACGTCTAGAGCATGCGCTGGTTAAAGGCATTACGGAGTTCATTGTCGAAGATACCGAAGAAGCTCGCCTTAATGCCTCTAAGCCACTTGAAGTCATTGAAGGTCCATTGATGGATGGCATGAACGTAGTGGGTGACTTATTTGGTGAAGGTAAGATGTTCCTTCCTCAGGTAGTGAAATCTGCGCGTGTTATGAAGCAAGCGGTAGCGCACTTAGAGCCATTTATTAATAAAGAGAAGCAAGCGGGTTCTTCCAACGGCAAGATCTTACTGGTTACGGTAAAAGGTGACGTGCACGATATCGGTAAGAACATTGTTGGCGTGGTTCTGCAATGTAACAACTACGAGATCATCGATCTTGGCGTAATGGTGCCATGTGAGAAGATCCTCAAGGTAGCCAAAGAAGAAAACGTCGACATCATTGGTCTTTCTGGTTTGATCACTCCATCTCTCGATGAAATGGTGCATGTAGCCAAAGAAATGGAGCGTCTTGATTTCGATCTTCCGCTTCTGATTGGTGGTGCGACTACATCAAAAGCGCATACGGCGGTTAAGATTGAGCAGAACTACAAAAACCCAGTGGTATACGTCAATAACGCTTCTCGTGCAGTTGGTGTATGTACATCACTGTTATCAGACGAGCTTCGTCCTAGCTTTGTCGAAAAATTGGATGCGGATTATGAACGCGTGCGTGATCAGCATAAGCGTAAGAAGCCTCGCACCAAGCCTGTCACCTTAGAAGCCGCACGAGCCAACAAAGTTGCGATTGATTGGGATGCGTATACGCCTCCTGCTCCTGTGAAGCCCGGTATCCATATCTTTGATGACTTTGAAGTGTCTACTTTGCGTAAATACATCGACTGGACACCTTTCTTTATGACCTGGTCACTAGTGGGTAAGTACCCAACAATCTTTGAGCATGAAGAAGTGGGGGAAGAAGCTCAGCGTCTGTACAAAGATGCCAACGATCTGCTGGATCGTGTTGAACGTGAAGGGTTGCTCAAAGCACGTGGTATGTGTGGTCTGTTCCCTGCAGCAAGCGTGGGCGATGATATCGAAGTTTATACCGACGAATCACGCACAGAAGTTGCAAAAGTATTGCTTAATTTACGTCAACAAACTGAGAAACCGAAAGGCTTTAATTACTGTTTGTCTGATTATGTTGCTCCAAAAGAGTCAGGCAAGCACGATTGGATTGGTGCTTTTGCTGTGACTGGTGGCATTGGTGAACGAGAACTTGCTGATGAGTACAAGGCTCAAGGTGATGATTATAATGCCATCATGATCCAAGCAGTAGCGGACCGTCTGGCAGAAGCATTTGCTGAGTATCTGCATGAGCGTGTGCGTAAAGAAATTTGGGGCTACGCTACGGATGAAGACCTATCGAATGAAGACCTGATTCGTGAGAAATATCAAGGCATTCGACCAGCTCCGGGCTATCCAGCATGTCCTGAGCATACTGAAAAGGGGCCGCTTTGGGAGTTAATGAATGTTGAAGAAAACATTGGTATGTCACTGACATCGAGCTATGCGATGTACCCAGGTGCATCGGTATCGGGTTGGTACTTCTCGCATCCAGAATCTCGTTACTTTGCGATCGCGCAGATCCAAGAGGATCAGCTACAAAGTTATGCTGATCGTAAAGGTTGGAATAGGATCGAAGCAGAGAAGTGGTTGGGGCCAAATATTAACGGTTAA
- a CDS encoding cation:proton antiporter: MSVYHTLCFLSAAAMLIAFVNSKIGKMQTTIAITAGSMILSLLILIAGQNDWFHLTEIATETVTSINFEHFLLKGILGFLLFAGGLGIKLPNLKDQKWEITILALCATLFSTFFIGFVLYGFCQLIGLNFGLVYCLLFGALISPTDPIAVLAIVKKLHAPRRISTQIEGESLFNDGFGLVIFVTLFTIAFGTEAPTVGSVTKLFVQEALGGIMYGFALGVIFHYLISATDDHSMELLLTIGVPTAGYAFAEYIHVSGPLAMVVSGIMLGNWTRFIGFSKESEDHLDHFWELVDEFLNGVLFLLIGMSMLLFEFHKEDWIMMALSVPLVLSARYLSVFLAYLGFKRYRTYNPWSVKILTWGGLRGGLAIAMALSIPSGIWVIPDKLIDVKEIIMVMTYSVVVFSILVQGSTITPMIEKAKQAEKDMASSEKAE, encoded by the coding sequence ATGTCGGTCTACCACACTTTATGTTTTCTCTCTGCTGCTGCAATGCTAATTGCATTTGTAAACAGTAAGATAGGAAAAATGCAAACCACTATCGCCATCACTGCTGGCTCAATGATCCTTTCACTTTTAATTCTTATCGCTGGTCAAAATGACTGGTTCCACCTTACTGAAATTGCCACTGAAACCGTAACCAGTATTAACTTTGAGCATTTTCTTCTCAAAGGCATACTAGGATTCCTATTGTTTGCAGGTGGATTAGGCATAAAGCTGCCTAACCTCAAAGACCAAAAATGGGAAATCACCATACTTGCACTGTGTGCGACTCTTTTCTCAACATTTTTTATCGGCTTTGTGCTGTATGGGTTCTGTCAATTAATCGGCCTTAACTTTGGTCTCGTCTATTGTTTGTTATTTGGTGCTTTAATCTCTCCAACCGACCCCATTGCAGTCTTAGCCATTGTCAAAAAACTTCATGCTCCACGACGTATTTCAACACAAATTGAAGGTGAGTCACTATTTAACGATGGCTTTGGTTTGGTTATCTTTGTCACCCTGTTCACCATTGCTTTTGGTACGGAAGCTCCTACTGTCGGTTCTGTGACAAAACTGTTTGTCCAAGAAGCTCTTGGCGGTATTATGTATGGTTTTGCATTAGGTGTGATTTTTCATTATCTTATCAGTGCAACTGATGACCATTCGATGGAGCTTCTGTTAACAATAGGTGTTCCAACTGCAGGTTATGCTTTTGCAGAGTACATACATGTATCAGGTCCTCTCGCAATGGTGGTTTCTGGTATCATGCTTGGAAACTGGACGCGCTTTATTGGCTTTTCCAAAGAAAGTGAAGATCACCTGGACCACTTCTGGGAGTTGGTTGATGAGTTTTTAAATGGTGTCCTCTTTCTTCTTATCGGTATGTCGATGTTGCTCTTTGAATTCCACAAAGAAGACTGGATCATGATGGCACTATCGGTTCCGCTGGTATTATCCGCTCGCTACCTCAGTGTATTCTTAGCTTATCTTGGCTTTAAACGTTACCGTACTTACAACCCTTGGTCAGTCAAAATACTTACTTGGGGAGGTCTACGAGGAGGGCTAGCAATTGCAATGGCGCTCTCTATTCCGTCTGGCATATGGGTCATCCCTGATAAGCTCATTGACGTTAAGGAGATCATTATGGTTATGACATATTCTGTTGTCGTTTTCTCTATTCTGGTTCAAGGCTCGACCATTACTCCAATGATAGAAAAAGCAAAACAGGCGGAAAAAGACATGGCATCTAGCGAAAAAGCTGAATAA